The Paraburkholderia largidicola DNA segment ATGCGCCGAAGCACTATCGCGCGCATCGTGTGACTGCATCCGTCTCGCACGTCGACCTTCTGCCGACGCTCGTCGAAATGGCAACAGGCACCCGGCGCACGGAATGGCCCGACTCCGTGGATGGGCAGAGCCTCGTCCCGCATCTGCACGACGACGGCGGGCACGACGAAGCGATTGCCGAGTACTTTGCGGAGGGCGCGATTGCGCCGATGGTGATGATCCGGCGTGGCAAATACAAGTTCATCCATACGCCCGTCGATCCCGATCAGCTTTACGATCTTGCGGACGATCCACAGGAGCGCGTGAACCTCGCGCAAGATCCGAAGGCGGCTGCGCGCGTCGACACATTTCGCAAGGAGATCGCGCAGCGCTGGGACATTCCCGCATTGCATCAAGCGGTACTCGCGAGCCAGCGCCGCCGACGTTTTCACTTCGAAGCGACCACGCAAGGCACGATCCGCTCATGGGACTGGCAACCGTTCAACGATGCAAGCCAGCGCTATATGCGTAACCACATCGAACTCGATACGCTCGAAGCGATGGCGCGTTATCCGCGCGTCGGCAGCGACAAATGACAGGCAAGAGAGATAAAACTTCAAGACGGGAGTCCACGATGAACACACGCTGGAGAAGTTCGCTTGCAAAGGCCGCGTTGATGCTCGCTGCATGCGGCATCGCGTTGACGGGATCGTCGCATGCGGCAGAGCCGCAAAGCTGCACGCAGGTCCGCATGGCCGACCCCGGCTGGACGGATATCGACGCGACCAATGCAGTCACGGGCGTGCTGCTGAAGGCACTCGGTTATCAGCAAAACGTGTCGAATCTGTCGGTGCCGATCACGTATCAAGGTCTGAAAAAAGGGCAAATCGACGTGTTTCTCGGCAACTGGATGCCCGCGCAAGGTCCGCTAGTCAAACCGTTCGTCGATGAACGGTCGATCGACGTGTTGCATGCAAATCTGACCAATGCGAAGTTCACGCTTGCTGTTCCCGACTATGTCGCCGCTGCGGGCGTGCATTCATTCGCCGATCTCGTCAAGCATGCCGACCAGTTCAACGGAAAGATCTATGGCATCGAGCCGGGTGCGCCCGCCAATCAGAACATCAAGAAGATGATTTCCGACAAGGCATTCGGGCTCGGCGACTGGAAGATCGTCGAGTCGAGTGAAACGGGCATGCTGACGCAAGTCGAGCGTGCAGTGCGGGACAAGCAATGGATCGTGTTTCTCGCGTGGGAGCCGCATCTGATGAACACGAAATTCCATTTGACCTATCTGTCGGGCGGTGACGCGTATTTCGGCCCGAACTACGGCGGCGCGACGGTGAATACGGTGACGCGCGCGGGCTTTGCCGGGCAATGCACGAATCTCGCCAGGCTCTTTCAGCAATTGACATTCAATGTCGATCTGGAAAATCAGATCATCACGAATGTGCTGCAAAACAAGGTGGATATCAATACCGCGGCGTCGAATGCGCTGAAAGGTAATCCCGCTTTGTTAAATACATGGCTCAAAGGTGTGACGACCACGAATGGCAGCGATGGATTGCAGGCAGTGCAGGCGCAGCTCGGTATGCATTGAAGTGGCATTGTCGGTACTGTTGAATGGCGCGCGGTTCCGCAATGGATCGCGCGCTTTTCTTATGCGGCACGTGCGTTTCTTTTGTTGCGTGTGTCGCTAACAGACCAAAGTACGTCGTGTTTGGTCGAGTTGCCTGAAAAATGGATTTGTACTGTGCATTCATCGTCGTGCGAATTGCACAAGCCGCGAAGTCACCTTCGCATCCCTATCCCCCTCAAAGTCAGGCAAGAGAGAACGACACAATGAAAAAGCTGAATGCCGCAGCACTGACAGGCGTTGCGCTCGCGCTCGCTGGAATACCGAACGCGAGTCACGCGCAGAGCAGTGTCACGTTGTATGGGATCGTCGACGCGGGCATTACCTGGGTCAACAATACGGGCGGCTCGCACGTCGTGAAGTTCGACGACGGCATCTCATACGGCAACCGCTTCGGCGTCAAAGGCACGGAAGACCTTGGCGGTGGCTTGCAGGCGGTGTTCGTGCTCGAAAGCGGCTTTCACCTCGGCAATGGACAACTCGGCTTCGGCAGCGCGTTGTTCGGACGCCAGGCTTATGTGGGGCTGAAGAACCAGTGGGGCACG contains these protein-coding regions:
- a CDS encoding choline ABC transporter substrate-binding protein; its protein translation is MLAACGIALTGSSHAAEPQSCTQVRMADPGWTDIDATNAVTGVLLKALGYQQNVSNLSVPITYQGLKKGQIDVFLGNWMPAQGPLVKPFVDERSIDVLHANLTNAKFTLAVPDYVAAAGVHSFADLVKHADQFNGKIYGIEPGAPANQNIKKMISDKAFGLGDWKIVESSETGMLTQVERAVRDKQWIVFLAWEPHLMNTKFHLTYLSGGDAYFGPNYGGATVNTVTRAGFAGQCTNLARLFQQLTFNVDLENQIITNVLQNKVDINTAASNALKGNPALLNTWLKGVTTTNGSDGLQAVQAQLGMH